The window gccgacataacgacgacaaagattaataaacctgaacttgcaattttaaatgacgttttcgttaccgtcgcgtcgcagatctccCTATAGAGTCCtaaagtgtgacgtcacgttGCCATGGCGCTAAAAAACTCATTTCGCATTTCGTTGTTCGAAAGGTCAAGACCTGTAATTATCCATTGTTACGGCACAGAAGGTTCTTTCAATTGAAGATTAAACGAACAATGGATCAGAAGTTGTTTTACTGACCTCTTTCTTCGAAGAAGTGAtcaaaatggtctattgttttgCCCCAACGTGCAACCATACGTCCGAAGGGAAGACATGCAACTTCTTTGCATTTCCAAGTGCTACAAAGCAGAATGAGGAGTACAGGCGCTGGATCCGTCTAATAAGGTGAGAAGCGATGCCTGTGAATGCCATGTCACTAAAAAAAACTGTTCAAACCTGTCTGGTAGTTAATATTTCTGACTCGCTCCGCACGAATTCCGACGACCGAGCGGAAGGGTTCCTCGAACGTTTATTCTTGAACTTCGAATCTATGGGCTACGAGTTGCTTTCATTCTTTACGATCAGGGCTTGCTTGACTCTGTCTCAACCTCCATATGTACTTGACCTTAAATGTAGTCGATGCAAAAAGCTTAGTTGTCCTTTGAGATCCAGCTTCCAAGCGCTTAAAAATTTAAGTATTTTTCTACGCTTCCGTTCAGAGGAGCCTTAAAGCCCTTCATGTGTTCATGAAGTTAGAACTCAACCTCAGGTTCCATTTTATCCTTTTTGTtgagaattttctttttttctaaataGTTAGAGCATGATTTCAAGATTTCTTTCTATTTCTCGACAAATAGGAGGAAAGACAGAGACCCCAGTAAACATTCAAGGGTTTGTAGCTGTCACTTCAGGGACGGTGACAAAAGAAATGGCCCAGAGGTTTACGAAAGGAATCAGAACAAGTTGTTCCCTGAACAAAGGGGACCAcctccaaagaaaaagaaaaagtatgaGGAAAAGGGAAAGACTCTATGTGAGATGATAGAGAATGCAAGGACTAATGAACAGCCATCCACTAAAGAAGAAAATCCCAGAACAACACAGGATGTTATCCTGGAAGCTATGCTTGATGTGGCCGATAGAGAGCTAAAGATTTTGGAGGAAAAGTCCGATTACAAAACAAAACGGTACACTGTGTCAGAACTAAATGGAGATGTTATTCGAATGGAGACTGGGCTTCCAACGAAGGAAATTTTTAATATTGTTGTCAAATATGCCTACAGATTCAAAGATtccattaattatttttctggCTGGAAAGTGGAATCAATAAGTTTTGAAGACCAAATTTTTATTACTTTGATGAAAGTAAGACAGAACTACACAAATCTTCATCTAGCACAACTGTTTCATTGCAGTGTATCAACAATTTCAAACATTGTCACAACATTCATTCATGTTTTGCACAGCATTTTGTTTGATGATCTCATAACAATTCCTTCACGAGACAAAAATAAGTTATCAACACCATCCTCCTTCAGGCAGTTCAGTTCATGTAGAATTGTCATAGACTGCACAGACATAGAGGTTGCAGCGCCCAGCTTGATGAGTCAGCAAAATGCCACATATTCTGCATATAGGGGTATGAACtcttttaaagttattgttggTGTCGCACCAAATGCTGTCATCACCTATGTCAGTAAGTTATACCCTGGATCCATTTCTGACAAGGCCATTGTCCAACAATCAGGTCTACTTAAACACTTGACAGC of the Montipora capricornis isolate CH-2021 chromosome 7, ASM3666992v2, whole genome shotgun sequence genome contains:
- the LOC138057026 gene encoding uncharacterized protein, with protein sequence MVYCFAPTCNHTSEGKTCNFFAFPSATKQNEEYRRWIRLIRRKDRDPSKHSRVCSCHFRDGDKRNGPEVYERNQNKLFPEQRGPPPKKKKKYEEKGKTLCEMIENARTNEQPSTKEENPRTTQDVILEAMLDVADRELKILEEKSDYKTKRYTVSELNGDVIRMETGLPTKEIFNIVVKYAYRFKDSINYFSGWKVESISFEDQIFITLMKVRQNYTNLHLAQLFHCSVSTISNIVTTFIHVLHSILFDDLITIPSRDKNKLSTPSSFRQFSSCRIVIDCTDIEVAAPSLMSQQNATYSAYRGMNSFKVIVGVAPNAVITYVSKLYPGSISDKAIVQQSGLLKHLTAGDMILAEKGFLIQDILPHGISVNIPPFLNNGTFSESEIKSTKAIAKCRIHVERANARLKDFRI